A genomic segment from Gilvibacter sp. SZ-19 encodes:
- a CDS encoding glycosyltransferase family 2 protein codes for MMVSIITINYNNSAGLESTIKSVISQQRVRFEYLVIDGNSTDGSKDVLEAFKHNIDYVVSETDRGIYHAMNKGIKAATGTYLLFLNSGDVLLNEQVLYCASPYLKTGLDIYYGDLQYVEAGNTHRAHFPEFLDFKYFFKASLPHPASFIKRSLFDEVFYYNEALDIVSDWEFFICAICKYNASYQHLDLVVSDFEPGGISWDPKYKLLQANERRECLQKHFPRKYIIYKTHQRIANKLSKLKSILKPK; via the coding sequence ATGATGGTTTCCATAATTACAATAAATTATAACAACAGCGCAGGGCTTGAATCCACCATAAAAAGTGTTATATCTCAGCAAAGAGTTCGTTTTGAATATTTAGTAATAGACGGCAATAGCACAGACGGGAGTAAAGATGTTTTAGAAGCATTTAAGCATAATATTGATTACGTGGTTTCTGAAACTGATCGCGGAATTTACCACGCAATGAATAAGGGGATAAAAGCAGCTACAGGCACTTATTTACTTTTCTTGAACAGCGGTGACGTGCTTTTGAATGAACAAGTGTTGTATTGTGCTAGCCCTTATTTAAAAACAGGCCTCGACATATATTATGGAGATCTTCAGTATGTGGAAGCAGGTAATACCCATAGAGCTCATTTCCCAGAATTTCTAGACTTTAAGTATTTTTTTAAGGCTTCATTGCCTCATCCTGCATCATTTATTAAACGTTCTTTATTTGATGAGGTGTTTTATTACAACGAAGCTTTAGATATTGTTTCTGACTGGGAATTTTTTATTTGTGCGATTTGTAAATATAATGCGTCATACCAACATTTGGATCTGGTCGTTAGTGATTTTGAACCAGGAGGAATATCTTGGGATCCAAAATACAAGCTGCTTCAAGCTAATGAGCGTCGAGAATGCTTACAAAAACACTTTCCTAGAAAGTATATCATTTACAAAACACATCAAAGAATAGCAAATAAGCTTTCTAAACTAAAAAGTATACTAAAGCCAAAATGA